The genomic stretch GATTCTGCCATTTAAGCCCCCTTTCAAAATATTATATTACTTGCAATACTAGAAATGAAGACATACACTAGGCAACGTATTAAGCTTTAAAGTAAGATAAAGCAGTTGCTGTCTTTATGCATTGCTGGATTATTATAATGGATTTTTTAAAAAGAAAAAATAAAAAAATTAAAAATATTTTAAAAGGCATTATCAGAATACTGCAATAAACCTAAAATATCACCTAAAAATGTGGAAATGTTTCCAGATATTAAAAATCATCTTTCTTGGGTGATTATTTCAACTTCTCTAAGTAACACCCTAAACTTTCGTTCACTATTTGTAGCACTAAAAATAAATTTATATTTTAGTATATTAAATTTAAAATATCCCACCTTATTACTTGACCACCCAAACTACATACCAAGTCTTTGACTTTCTGTCCATATATATATATATATTAAAATAAAGTTAAGGATATTTTAAATTCTTAATGCAATATTTTAACACATATTAGAATTCAATAATTTTGTCCTTCTTTCTAAATTGTGTTAAATCATACAGTAATTTAACAATATCCTTAATTTATATTTTAGTTAAATATTAAGGAAACAAATAATGAAATTACGTAAATTTACACTTATAACAACAAATATTTTAACAATTACAACCTTAGGGGCTGTAAGTTGTACTTCACAGCAAAAACCAAAAGATCCTGAGCCTACGCCTCAACCTGATCCTAATGTTACAGCTGCAAATAGTTTTAAAACAACTCACTCCGAAGTTTTAAATAAAACTATAAGTAATATAACTTTACCTGATGAAGCTAAGGTTACAGCTGCTTTAAATGCCTATAACTCATTACAGCAAGCTGTTAAAAATAATTTAACAAGCCAAAAAACCTTATTAGATAATTTAAATGCTAAGATTTTGGAGCTTAAACAAGCACAAAACAAACCAGCTCCAGCACCTGCTCCTGATCAAACTGAAGCAGCAGCTAATAATTTTAAAAATACTCATGCTACTGTTTTAGCTAAAACAATAGATACTCTTGCATTAGAGGATGAAACTAATGTTAATAATGCTTTAAATGCATTTAATAATCTTGAACAAAATGTTAAAGATAAATTAACTAGTGAAAAAACATTATTAAATCAACTAGTTGCAAAAATTGCTGATCTAAAAGAGCAAACTCAAAATAATCAAGGAACTGGTGAAGCTGAGCAACCACAAAGAAACACAGGACCTAACTTTGGTGGTACTGATCAATTTGGTGGTGATCCAGCAAATCCTGTGACATTAAATTTATTTGAATTTAGTGAAGCTGATGACTTAGGAGCTAGATTTGATAAATTATTAAAAGAATATTTAGCAAAAGATGCACAAAAGAATGACCAAAGATTAAAACAAATGCAAATTTATGGTCCTAATAATGAAACAAACCAACAAGTATACCTTTCAATCCAAGGATCAGGTGGTAAACCTGAGACAGCTCTTTTAAAACTAAAAGAAACTTTTGAAGTAGCAAAACTTGAAGGAACAGCAGTAAATAACAATAAAAAAAGATTTATAGCTGAATTTAATACTGAAACTAGAGTGTTAAAAATCAAATATAAATATGATAATAAAGAATACTATGATTCATTAACTATTCCTGCTGCTAAGCCTGCAGCGCCTTCTCAAGATACGCAAAATAACCAAGAAACTCAGGTTCCTAAAGGAACTACTCCTTCAAATGACAGCACAAACCAACAAGGTAGCTCAAGTCAGCCAGGAACTACAACTACTCCTTCAACCGAGCAACCAAAAGAAGAAGAGAACAAAAGTACTGAACCTCAAAATCCTGATGCAAACAATACCCAAAATAATGGAGGAACATCAGGAGGAAATACTGATGGAAATACACAAGTAACTCAAAACAAGGAAAATACTCAAAGTGATGCTAATGCTGAATCTGGTTCATCAAGCAAGACAAGTGATTCCTCTCAAACTCAAACAACTACTAGTCCAGATAATTCAACAAGTAATAACAAAGACCAAACTTCATCAAATCCATCTAGTGATACACAACAAACAAATCAACAACAAGAAGTAGAAAGTAATAGAAGTAGAAGTGGATCAGTAAAAAATCCTGAAGGCCAAAGCACTCAAACTGAGAATGCTGAGAGTGAAAAAGCACAAAACACTGTGCAAAATTCTGAAGTTACAAATTCTCAAACAAACAGCCAACAACCGACAACTAATGAAGTAACCCAAAACGAAAGTAAAAAAGTAGAATCTTCTTGGTCAGCTGATGCAAATAAATCTGATCCTAAAGCAGAAGCTAACTATTATAAATTCCAAGACCAACTTAGAGAGTTATATAAAGATACTTTATTAAGTTCACAACATTTTGAAACTTTAAAACTTCAAAATGTCTTACCTCTAAGAAACTTCATGGCAGCTATTTTGGGAATTAATAATATTAATACTTTAAAAGGTAGTGATAATACTTCTGAATGAAAAATTAACTCAAATTTAGTAAAAGAAGGTGCAAGTGGTTATGATAATGAAAAAGATAACGGTGAACTTAGTTTAAGAAAACTTGAATCTCATTTTCTTGGTGTTGATGGTGATAAATCTGACAATGATAAAAATACCTATATAGAAAAACTTAAAACTGCTTTATTAAATGATATTAATAAAACAGAATCTTCTACTACTGAAGGTATGGAAAAAATCAAAAAAGAAATTCAAGATAAAGTTCGAAGTTTTGTCAATACTTACCGTAAAGATGGAACCTTAGAAGAAGAGAAACTCAAAAAATATGTTGATGATTATTTAAATACATATTTAAATGTTGCTAAAGTTAGAGCTATTTTTAGTATCTTGTATACTATAAATAATAATTCTAATAGTACTTGAAATGTTAATTTTGATGAAATTTTTGAAAAAATCTTTGCTTATAAAGGTGAAACGAAAATATCAGGACAAAATGATAAAAAATTTAAAGATAATTTTTGGACTAATAATACTAACACCGAACCAGCTAACGAAGCTAATTACTATAAAGTAGAGAATCACCAAAAAATGTTGGATCGTTTATATAAACACCTTACTGATAACTTTGTAAAGTTATCAGATACTAATGCAAAAGATATCTTACCATTACGTAATACAGTAGCAGCTCTTTTAAGTATTTCTGACGTAACAACTTTAAAAGGTAAAGAAAATAGCAATACTGAAGATAAAGATTGGTTAGTAGCTAAAGAATTATTAAAAGAAAATGTAGATAGTGCGTCAAATCCATCTTATGCTTCTTTAAAACATGATAATTCTGAAGCATTACATATTAGAAAAATTGAAAAAGAAATCTTTGGTGTACATGGTGATGAATATAGTAAAGATACAAACAAAACTTTTGTCAAAGATTTAGCTGTTAAATTAAATACAGAAGGACATGAAAACACCCAATTAACCCAAACGTACACTGACATTAAAACTAAAGCTAAAAACTTTGTTGATAACTATGCTAAAACTGAAGCTAAAATAAGTGATGAAGATATCGAAAAAATCACTAAATTATACTTTAACACTTATTTAAATAAAGCTCGTATCGTGCAATGATCTTTAACCTTTCTTAAAGATCAAGCAAACCTAGATAAAGATACCCAGGAGTCTGGAGCTCAATCAGCTTAAATTCAAAATAATCCATCATAATATGGATTATTTTGTTGTTTAAATTTTTAAAAGAAAGTTAGCAAATAATGAAAAAATCATTAAAGAAAATCTTAAGTTTTAGCTTAGTAGCAACTAGTTTTTTTAGCCTTGTTTCTTGTACACAAAACCCTCCAACAGAAACTAAACCAATAGTTTCAAATCCACCTCAAACTTCTGTTAATCCTCCAACAAATTCAGCCAAAACTAATCCAAATCCAGTATTAAAAACTAAAGATACAAAAAACCAAAATCTCAAAAAACAACTTAATTGAGGTGATGAATCTTTTGCTAAGTTAGTTAGAACTAATAACCTAACTAACCTTAGCTACAAAGATGAAGCAAATAATGTCCAAAGCATCGCACCTTTTAATAAGGAAGCAAAAAGATCTAATGTAATGTACCAATTAACTGTTTATTCTTTTGCTGATGGTAATAATGATGGTATAGGTGATTTTATTGGTTTAAAAAATAACCTAGATTACTTTGTTAATTTAGGTATTGATACTTTATACCTTTCACCAATTCACCCTGCTTCTTCTTACCATGGTTATGATGTTATTGATTATACTGACGTAGCACCTGAGCTTGGTGGCATGGTTGCTTTTGATGAATTTTTAACCCAGGCACATGCGAAAGGAATTAGAGTTGTAATTGATATGGTTCTAAACCATACTTCATATGAACATCCTTGATTCCAAAAAGCCTTGCAAGGTGATCCTAAATACCAAAATTATTATTATATGTATGAAAATAATTCTCAGAAATTACCTAAAGAAGGAACAGATGATATAAGACAAAATTTTGTTTACATTAATACTCCAGGACAAAATTTTGCTAATACTAACTATAAATGAGCAGCAGAATTTTGATCTGGTATGCCAGATCTAAACTTAAAAAATCCTGAATTATTACAAGAAATGTTAAACATTCATAAATTTTGAGCTAAAAAAGGAATTGATGGCTTTAGATATGATGCTTTTTACCATTTCTTTGATTCAGAAAATATTTATAAAAATACTTCAAGAAAAGGTCTTGAAGTAGATTTAATGGCTCAATTCCGTAAAGTAATTGAGCAAGAATACCAAAACTCACAAACTAATAACATAGCAAGATCCTCAAATGAAGCTTTTATGTTTGGTGAATGGTGAGGTAATTCATATGATGAGAAAGCTAAAAGTAATTGATTTGACAAAATTGGACAAAAAGCTTTAAGTTCATTAATTGACGGAAGTAAATGAAAAGATGATGTTAATTATGTTTGAATTCATCCAGGCGATGAATTAAACTTAATTAAAGCTTTAACTGATTCAAAAGGGCAAAAACGTGAATGAATTCCATTTTTAGATAACCACGATGTTGAAAGATGAATTAATAAATATAAGTACCAAGAAAAACAAACTCCTGTTGATACTAATCCACACAAACTAACTGATAAAGAAAGATTTAGATATTTATCAGCTTTATTTAGTTTATTATCTCGTGGTGGCCTTCCAACACTTTATAATGGGAACGAAATTTTAATGCAAGGAGGGCCTAAAACAGATGATACTAATGTTCGAGAAGCTTTTAATTGAGCAGATCAAAGTAAAAATGTTTTCTTTAAGGAAGCTAAAAATGATGCAGTAAGCATCAAACCAGGAGCTAGTGTTGCGGAAGGAACAATTGAAAGTCTTGTTAATGATCCAAATTCATCTTATAATTTAATTGCTAAACTCATTAAATTAAGACAACAATACATTTCACTACGAAAAATGGATGAAAAATATATTTGGTGAGATTTACCTAAAGTTTTAGAATTTCAAACAAAAGAATCAGATTTTAAAGAGCAAAATATAACTTTAAGGTTAAATGACGATAATACTATGATTTTAATTATTTATTCTGATTCATTAGAAAATGAATCAGAAATTAGTTTAAATCCTAGTTATACTATTAAGGAAAAATTATTTGGGGATAATTTTACAAGTTATACTCAAGGAACTAAACAAACTATTAAAGCAACAGGGAAAGGAAAATTTGGAGCTTTTTTAATTGCTCCAAAATAGTATGAAATTTCGAAACTTCTTATTAACTACTTTAACAACTTCACTTGCTTCTTTTGCGCTTGTTTCATGTGCAAAAGAATCTGAACCTTCTAAACCTAGTAAGCCGCAAGACCCAAACCAAGAAGTAATAACTCCAATAAATACTGACCCTAGTAATCAAACTAAAGCAAAAGATCCAAATACTTCCAAAGAAATTACGATTGCAATAGATGGTAGTTTACGTAACTTTTATAACCGAGTAATTGATTCATTTAGTAAAACAACAATTGGTAAAGAATATCAAATTAAAACTGTATCTAAAGACTTATGATCTGCTTTAGAATTAGCTTTTAATTCTAAGGAAGATGATCAAGATAATTTAGATATTATTTATATGCCTTCAGATTATATTACTTTATTAGCAAATGCTAATAAGCTTGCTTATTTAGATGAATTTGACAATTCATTATTTAACCAAATAACTGCTAAAATTAAGGCTTCTGCAGCTGAAAAAGAGATTATGAGACAATTTGGAAGTGTTAAATTAAATGATACTTCTAAATTATTAGGACTTGTGCATAATACTGAAGGTTTGTATATTGCTTCTAGTTTACCTGAAGCTCAAGCTGCAGATATTCTTAAATCAGATGAAACAAATACGTTAGTTGAATTAATAACCCAAGGTAAAATGCTCCTTAGATTTCAAGACTTTTGATATTCAAATGGAGTCTTTGCTGGAGTTTTTGCAAACTTGCAAAAATCTGAACCACAACTAAGCAATATAGATTTAATGAAGCATATTTTGTATACAAATCCAGAAACTAATAAAGTAAGCTCTGGATTTGTAATTAGTGATAAATATAATAAGCATTTTAAAGATGCTTTAAATGTCTTTACATCGTTATTTTTCCCAATTTACCAAGCAGCATATATATTTACTCCAGAAGAATATAATAATTCAGTTTGAGGTCAAAAAGGAATTAGTCAACTAGAATTAAAACAATCTTTATCTTCAAATTCAGAAATTGCTAATAAAGCTATTTTTACCTTAATGAAACAAGGTAAAATTGATTTTACTGTAATTGGTTCTTGAGATGCTAAAAATTCCCAAACTAATGCTAATGCCCAAAGTTTTTTTAGTATTGTTAAAACTAATGAGCAATATGAATTTCTCCAAGCGCCAGGTGCTTGAAGTTTTGGGATTAGTTCTAGAAATTTAAATGCTTCTAAAGAGCGCAAAGAAGCATTAAAAACTTTTTTAAATACAATTTTTGAAGTTGCTTCTTATCATGAACTATTTAACAATGGAACTAATATTCCATTTGTTAAAGAAGTTTATAATGATTTAGCTAATAGTATTAAAAATCAAAATATTGACCAATATAATGATTTAACTAATATTGCTAAATCATTAGGTTTTGAAACATATCAGGAACTAAAATTAAATGCTTTTGCAAAGCAAGAAGATCTGCCACAACTTTCAAAATTATATAACCAAGCTACTTGGGGAGAATCTTGATCATTATCTAATGCAACAAATCCAGTAGATGAAGCTAACTATGTTGCAAGTGAATCATTAAAAGGATATTTAATTCAACAAGAACCTAATTTAACCGATGAAGATTTTATTAATATGAATTTAGGTAAAATCTTGCCACTTCGTAACACTATTGCTGCTCTTTTAGGTCTAGAAAACATTAATGATTTAAAGGGAAAAAAATTCCCTGAATGAAGTGATGAACATACTGATCAATGATTAGTATCTAAATCATTACTAAAAATAACTAATATTCCAAGCTACCTTGCATATGAACAAAATGGTAGAATTTCAGATGAATCAATGCATATACGTAAAATTGAAACAGAAATTTTTGGCATTAATGGAGATAATCAATCCTTAAAATTAGATTTAATTGATAAATTAACTTTAATGCTTTGAGAAGATAAGCAAAATCAAACTAATAAACTGCAAGAATATAAACAAAATATCATTAACAAAGCTCAAAGTTTTGTTGATCAATATTCTAAAGCACAGCTTGATTTAGAACAAATAACTAATATTGTTAATAGTTATTTAAATACATATTTAAATCCTGCTTTAGTACGTTTTTACTATATTAAAAATTATAAATCCTTCCCTAATACTATTTATACTAAAGAAGAGATTCAAGAATTACAAAGTTGATCTAACTTCAATACTTGAGGTGAATCTTGGTCAAAAAATATTGACCAAACTAACCCGCTTGCTGAAAGTAACTATGTTAAAGCAAGTGAATTAAAAAATCAAATTAAGAAACTTGATTCATTAGCTACTAGAGACTATGATACACTAAATTTTGGAGATATCTTACCTTTAAGAAATGGAATTGCTGCTCTTTTAGGTTTAGAAAACGTTGATTTATTAACAGGTGTAGATAATAATACTAATCAGTCTTGATTAGTATCTCATGAATTATTAAAAGCTGGTTCACTTAATCATCCTTTTGCTTCTTTAATGATTCATAATAATAACTCTTTACATGTTCGCAAAATTGAAGAATTTATTTTTGGTGTTGATGGAGACCTTAATGATTCAAAAACTACATTTTTACAATCATTAACTCAAACCTTATTAAAAGATTTAAAAGCTAAAAATACTAAAAATTTAGATCAATTTAAAACTTATCTTTATACAAGGGCTCAATTATTTGTTGATACTTTTGCCAAAACTATTCCTACACAGGATACAATAAAGCAAATTGTTGATGGATATTTAAATACTTATTTAAATCCGTCAAAAATTAGAGCTTTAATTGCGAATCTTGCGTCAAGATCTTCATTGCCACAAGGTAATGCAAGTATTCCATCAGATGTAATAGACAAAATTTTAGCCTATGAAGAGAAATTTAAAACTAATAAAACTTTTAATGTTTTTTCTTCTGATAAATCAATTGCTGAAGGTGGTTTAGGAATTACTAAAACACAAGCTATCAGACCTGATAATTCAAACCCAGTTTTTGAGCAAGTGTGAAAAATTATGAACAAAGAAGTTTTTGGTAATGCACTACTTTATCAAGACTTAAAGTCTTATAACATAAGAACTCATGATCTTTTTAGCTTCCAAATTGCAAATGCACTACATAGTGCCTTTAGCAAATATATTAAAGAGTTAAATGATCAAAATAAAACTACTAAAATAGTAGTTTCAAACTAATCTAGAAAATATTTTTAATAAAACTATTTTTAAGATATAATATAAAGCACTAATACAAAATTATATTTTAGCAAAGGAGTAGAATATGGCAAGAGAAGGATACACCCTCGCGTGTCAAGAGTGCAAGATGGAAAATTATATTTCTAAGAAAAATAAAAAGAACCATCCTGAAAAAGTAGAATTATCTAAATTCTGCTCAAAATGCAATTCTCATACTAATCACAAAGAAAAAAAATAATAATATTTTTTAAAACTATCAAAAAAGAAACTAATTACTCAGTTTCTTTTTTTGTTTCTTGTAGTTTTAAAACAAATTCAACTAAGGTTGCCACAAGTGGTCCTTGTGGCTCTTTGTTTACATCTGCTGTTCCAGCAATATCACAATGGATAAAATCAATATCTTTAGTAAATTCTTTTAAAAACATAGCTGCTTGTGATGAATCTTGTTTAACACTATTAGATCAACTAGCTAAATCTGCAACTTTTGAGCCTTTATTACCTTTGTTAAAATCTTCATGCATTGGCATACGCCACACTTTTTCTTGAGCAATTTTAGCTGCTTCTTTAAATATTTCCCATTTAGTATCACAAGTTGAGAAAATTCCACTATATACATGTGAAAGTGAAGTAACAATTGTTCCAGTTAAAGTTGCCACATCTACTATTGTCGTAGGTTTTAATTTATCAGCTGCATAATAAATTCCATCAGCTAAAACTAACCTTCCTTCAGCATCAGTGTCAACAACCTCAACTCATTTACCACTCATAGACTGGTAAATATTTTCTGGCAATGAAGCGTCGCCATTAATACGGTTATCAGTTATGCACATAATTGCACTAACATTTACCTGAGCTTTTAATAAAGCTAAGGTTTTTACAGCATAAGCTGCAACAACGGAACCAGACATATCATATTTCATACCATCCATATGATACCCTTTGGTATTAACTCCTCCTGTATCAAAAGTTATTCCTTTTCCTACAATACTAGTATGTTCTTTTGATTTAGGATTACCTTGATATGAAATAATTACAACTCTTGGTTCGTGGGTACTCCCTTGGTTTACCGAAAGTAGTAAACCCATATTTAAGTCTTGAATTTCTTTTTTAGTTAAAACTTCAACTTTAAGTTTATCGATTCCAGAAAAGTCATTTGTGACAAATGAGGATAGCATTTCTGAATTTAAGAAATTTTCAGGCATAATTTGCAAGTTTCTCA from Mycoplasmopsis bovirhinis encodes the following:
- a CDS encoding alpha-amylase family glycosyl hydrolase; its protein translation is MKKSLKKILSFSLVATSFFSLVSCTQNPPTETKPIVSNPPQTSVNPPTNSAKTNPNPVLKTKDTKNQNLKKQLNWGDESFAKLVRTNNLTNLSYKDEANNVQSIAPFNKEAKRSNVMYQLTVYSFADGNNDGIGDFIGLKNNLDYFVNLGIDTLYLSPIHPASSYHGYDVIDYTDVAPELGGMVAFDEFLTQAHAKGIRVVIDMVLNHTSYEHPWFQKALQGDPKYQNYYYMYENNSQKLPKEGTDDIRQNFVYINTPGQNFANTNYKWAAEFWSGMPDLNLKNPELLQEMLNIHKFWAKKGIDGFRYDAFYHFFDSENIYKNTSRKGLEVDLMAQFRKVIEQEYQNSQTNNIARSSNEAFMFGEWWGNSYDEKAKSNWFDKIGQKALSSLIDGSKWKDDVNYVWIHPGDELNLIKALTDSKGQKREWIPFLDNHDVERWINKYKYQEKQTPVDTNPHKLTDKERFRYLSALFSLLSRGGLPTLYNGNEILMQGGPKTDDTNVREAFNWADQSKNVFFKEAKNDAVSIKPGASVAEGTIESLVNDPNSSYNLIAKLIKLRQQYISLRKMDEKYIWWDLPKVLEFQTKESDFKEQNITLRLNDDNTMILIIYSDSLENESEISLNPSYTIKEKLFGDNFTSYTQGTKQTIKATGKGKFGAFLIAPK
- the rpmG gene encoding 50S ribosomal protein L33; protein product: MAREGYTLACQECKMENYISKKNKKNHPEKVELSKFCSKCNSHTNHKEKK
- a CDS encoding M17 family metallopeptidase, which produces MIKIVNKYDNQSQLLKPAFEGSSFPNFIGKRNFVVSDDLKKQESYVYFAQDKQNWYEFSNWFKNFAKTNAHSYTIDLAAFSKYFDKNELIRFFIFATNFAKTKLFKKSNLKDNNVKETSLNLLIENISLEEKKLIEKVNLISQAVSQVRNLQIMPENFLNSEMLSSFVTNDFSGIDKLKVEVLTKKEIQDLNMGLLLSVNQGSTHEPRVVIISYQGNPKSKEHTSIVGKGITFDTGGVNTKGYHMDGMKYDMSGSVVAAYAVKTLALLKAQVNVSAIMCITDNRINGDASLPENIYQSMSGKWVEVVDTDAEGRLVLADGIYYAADKLKPTTIVDVATLTGTIVTSLSHVYSGIFSTCDTKWEIFKEAAKIAQEKVWRMPMHEDFNKGNKGSKVADLASWSNSVKQDSSQAAMFLKEFTKDIDFIHCDIAGTADVNKEPQGPLVATLVEFVLKLQETKKETE